The Dyella caseinilytica genome has a window encoding:
- a CDS encoding WGR domain-containing protein, translated as MRLYLQTMPASAEPPRYVQIVLEQDLLGGWTLYRESGTQGGRATLKRDQYLERDEAIAAFEKVRDAQLKRGFRVMFAQGLDGPHGRR; from the coding sequence ATGCGCCTTTATCTGCAAACCATGCCTGCCTCGGCCGAACCGCCGCGCTATGTCCAGATCGTACTGGAGCAGGATCTGCTGGGTGGCTGGACGCTGTACCGCGAGTCCGGCACCCAAGGTGGCCGGGCAACCCTCAAGCGGGACCAATACCTGGAACGCGACGAAGCCATCGCCGCCTTCGAAAAAGTGCGTGATGCCCAGCTCAAGCGTGGCTTCCGCGTCATGTTTGCCCAGGGGCTCGATGGCCCCCATGGACGCCGATAA